One region of Triticum aestivum cultivar Chinese Spring chromosome 6B, IWGSC CS RefSeq v2.1, whole genome shotgun sequence genomic DNA includes:
- the LOC123136199 gene encoding leucine-rich repeat extensin-like protein 7, which produces MIRRGMPPLLALLLVTAVTAASAQQEGNVPEQYAASLATRFDAPASWPFPNPRLRAAYAALQAWKQTAIFSDPANFTANWLGPDVCRYNGVYCAPAPSAYGAVTVAGIDLNHADIAGYLPASLPLGLPDLALLHLNSNRFCGVVPDTFRRLRLLHELDLSNNRFVGAFPEVVLALPSLKYLDLRFNDFEGTIPSALFDRPLDAIFLNSNRLRNPIPANLGNSPASVVVLAHNRLGGCIPPSIGKMAETLNEIVLIDDLLTGCVPPQVGLLKKVTVFDVSGNRLQGALPAAIGGMAAVEELDVAGNLFEGAVPAAVCGLAGLKNFTYTDNFITSRPGCAQATADGAWNCIPGAPAQRPPAQCAAAASHPFDCSKAQCQFPAYSPATPMPGGGKPSSPSYPSPSSHSPPKGSGTPAYPSPHQGSTTPSYPSPPSSSTTPSYHSPPQGSTTPSPPGSTTPSYPTPPSSSSTPSYHSPPQGSTTPSPPGSTTPSYPTPPSSSSTPSYHSPPQGSTTPSPPGSTTPSYPTPPSSSSTPSSHSPPQSTPGTPSYPSPSSGTPTPVGGHAPPPPTSAHMPDGRFAPPPGSYGPNPSTPPSSSTPPSGSTPPSSGSQQPPSGQHTPSPPTEYPGYALPPHSSGTPGTTPPSQTHPGTPSSPSGSTTPSSPEHCAPPSQGGSTGHPSPTPAGANPPFPPVYGMAYGSPPPPMKPYN; this is translated from the coding sequence ATGATCCGGCGCGGCATGCCGCCGCTGCTCGCGCTCCTGCTTGTCACCGCGGTCACCGCAGCGAGCGCGCAGCAGGAGGGCAACGTGCCGGAGCAGTACGCGGCGTCGCTCGCCACCCGCTTCGACGCGCCGGCGAGCTGGCCGTTCCCGAACCCGCGCCTGCGGGCCGCCTACGCGGCCCTCCAGGCCTGGAAGCAGACGGCCATCTTCTCCGACCCGGCCAACTTCACCGCCAACTGGCTCGGCCCCGACGTCTGCCGCTACAACGGCGTCTACTGCGCGCCCGCCCCGTCTGCCTACGGCGCGGTGACCGTCGCCGGGATCGACCTCAACCACGCCGACATCGCCGGCTACCTGCCCGCCTCCCTCCCGCTGGGGCTCCCGGACCTGGCGCTGCTCCACCTCAACTCCAACCGCTTCTGCGGGGTGGTGCCCGACACCTTCCGCCGCCTGCGCCTGCTCCACGAGCTCGACCTCAGCAACAACCGCTTCGTCGGCGCCTTCCCGGAGGTGGTGCTCGCGCTGCCGTCCTTGAAGTACCTCGACCTCCGGTTCAACGACTTCGAGGGCACCATCCCGTCCGCGCTCTTCGACCGCCCGCTCGACGCCATCTTCCTCAACTCCAACCGCCTGCGGAACCCCATCCCCGCCAACCTCGGCAACTCGCCGGCCTCCGTCGTCGTGCTCGCGCACAACCGGCTCGGCGGATGCATCCCGCCCTCCATCGGGAAGATGGCGGAGACGCTCAACGAGATCGTGCTCATCGACGACCTGCTCACCGGCTGCGTCCCGCCGCAGGTCGGCCTGCTCAAGAAGGTGACGGTGTTCGACGTCAGCGGCAACCGGCTCCAGGGGGCCCTCCCCGCGGCCATTGGCGGGATGGCGGCCGTCGAGGAGCTCGACGTCGCCGGGAACCTCTTCGAGGGCGCCGTGCCGGCCGCCGTCTGCGGCCTCGCCGGGCTCAAGAACTTCACCTACACCGACAACTTCATCACCTCGCGCCCCGGCTGCGCGCAGGCCACCGCCGACGGCGCGTGGAACTGCATCCCCGGCGCGCCCGCGCAGCGGCCGCCGGCGCAGTGCGCCGCCGCGGCCTCCCACCCGTTCGACTGCAGTAAGGCGCAATGCCAGTTCCCGGCGTACTCTCCTGCTACTCCCATGCCCGGTGGTGGCAAACCTTCCAGCCCGTCCTACCCGTCGCCGTCGTCCCACTCGCCTCCCAAGGGCTCCGGCACGCCGGCATACCCGTCGCCGCATCAGGGATCCACCACCCCGTCCTACCCGTCGCCACCGTCAAGCTCCACTACCCCGTCATACCACTCGCCACCCCAGGGATCCACCACGCCATCGCCACCAGGCTCAACCACGCCGTCGtacccgacgccgccgtccagctCCAGCACCCCGTCATACCACTCGCCACCTCAGGGATCCACCACGCCATCTCCACCCGGCTCAACCACGCCGTCGTACCCGACGCCTCCGTCGAGCTCCAGCACCCCGTCGTACCACTCGCCACCCCAGGGATCCACCACGCCATCGCCTCCAGGCTCAACCACACCGTCGtacccgacgccgccgtccagctCCAGCACCCCGTCATCCCACTCGCCGCCGCAGAGCACGCCGGGAACTCCGTCGTACCCGTCTCCTTCGTCAGGAACCCCGAcgccagtaggaggccacgcgccgCCTCCGCCGACCTCAGCCCACATGCCAGACGGGCGGTTCGCGCCTCCCCCGGGCTCGTACGGCCCCAACCCATCGACGCCCCCGTCGTCGTCCACACCGCCCTCCGGCTCGACGCCACCTTCCTCCGGCAGCCAACAGCCGCCGTCCGGCCAGCACACGCCGTCGCCGCCAACAGAGTACCCCGGCTACGCGCTGCCTCCCCACTCGTCGGGGACCCCAGGCACCACGCCTCCATCGCAGACACACCCAGGCACCCCGTCCTCGCCGTCGGGGTCAACAACGCCGTCGTCCCCCGAGCACTGCGCGCCGCCGTCCCAGGGCGGCAGCACCGGACACCCGTCGCCGACGCCGGCCGGCGCGAATCCGCCGTTCCCGCCGGTGTACGGCATGGCATacgggtcgccgccgccgccaatgAAGCCGTACAACTAA